One Porphyromonas pogonae genomic region harbors:
- the mnmG gene encoding tRNA uridine-5-carboxymethylaminomethyl(34) synthesis enzyme MnmG, producing MMDKYEVIVIGAGHAGCEAAAAAARLGTKTLLITPDMNKIAQMSCNPAVGGIAKGQIVREIDALGGRMGIITDATAIQFRMLNRSKGPAMWSPRAQSDRMRFMEAWRQELDKQDNLDIWQDTVTRLIITHNKIQGVVTSLGVEFRAPAVILTAGTFMGGLMHFGDLQVRGGRISEPATYGITEQLKEAGIRTDRMKTGTPPRVDGRSLHFNEMTEQPGEYDFHKFSYLNTPSHQLKQLSCYTLYTNQACHEVLRKALDRSPLYNGQIQSIGPRYCPSIETKIVTFADKDKHQLFLEPEGENTNEYYINGFSSSLPLDVQLEALRMIPELRDVKIYRPGYAIEYDFFDPTQLHHTLESKVIDGLFLAGQVNGTTGYEEAAGQGLIAGINAHCKLNDKAPFTLSRDEAYIGVLIDDLVTKGVDEPYRMFTSRAEYRILLRQDDADVRLTPRAYEIGLATQERYDWLQEKLFWRDKLANFIRDYSLRPAIINPMLEERDLVPLRQGVKLVELILRPQLTIRMAADMVAALRDMIQSIPNRQDEIIEATEILIKYQGYIERERQMADKLSRLEHVYIPKHIVYEEINSLSTEARQKLAKVRPSTIGQASRIPGISPHDISVLLVICGR from the coding sequence ATGATGGACAAATATGAGGTTATAGTAATAGGAGCCGGCCACGCGGGATGCGAAGCTGCGGCAGCCGCAGCACGATTGGGCACAAAAACGCTGCTGATTACTCCGGACATGAATAAGATTGCACAGATGAGTTGCAATCCCGCCGTGGGTGGCATTGCCAAAGGACAGATCGTTCGTGAGATCGATGCTCTGGGCGGGCGCATGGGCATCATCACCGATGCCACAGCTATCCAGTTCAGGATGCTCAATAGGAGTAAAGGACCGGCTATGTGGAGCCCTCGGGCACAGAGTGATCGCATGCGCTTCATGGAAGCATGGCGCCAAGAGCTTGACAAACAAGACAACCTTGACATTTGGCAGGACACAGTGACCCGCCTTATTATCACACACAACAAGATACAAGGTGTGGTAACCTCATTGGGTGTCGAGTTCAGGGCTCCCGCTGTTATTCTCACAGCAGGTACTTTCATGGGAGGGCTCATGCACTTCGGAGACTTACAGGTCCGGGGAGGTCGTATATCCGAGCCTGCCACGTACGGCATCACAGAGCAACTCAAAGAAGCCGGCATCCGCACCGATAGGATGAAAACAGGCACACCACCACGTGTCGACGGCAGATCACTTCATTTCAATGAAATGACAGAACAGCCAGGTGAGTATGACTTCCATAAGTTCTCATATCTCAATACCCCTTCCCACCAACTCAAACAACTGAGTTGCTACACCCTCTATACCAATCAGGCATGCCACGAGGTATTGCGCAAGGCTCTGGATCGTTCACCACTGTACAACGGCCAAATCCAAAGCATAGGGCCTCGTTATTGCCCCAGTATAGAGACCAAGATAGTGACCTTTGCAGACAAGGATAAGCACCAGCTATTCCTGGAGCCTGAAGGCGAGAACACCAATGAATATTATATCAATGGCTTCTCTTCTTCCTTACCGCTCGACGTGCAATTGGAAGCGCTAAGGATGATACCGGAGCTGAGAGATGTCAAGATATACCGACCGGGATATGCCATAGAATACGACTTCTTCGATCCTACACAACTCCATCACACGCTGGAGTCCAAGGTAATCGACGGGTTATTTCTCGCCGGTCAGGTCAATGGCACTACAGGGTATGAGGAGGCTGCAGGACAAGGTCTCATTGCCGGTATCAATGCACATTGTAAGCTCAACGACAAAGCCCCCTTCACACTATCCAGAGACGAAGCTTACATAGGTGTCCTCATCGACGACCTAGTAACCAAAGGCGTTGACGAACCTTACAGGATGTTTACCTCTCGAGCCGAATACCGAATACTTCTGAGACAAGACGATGCAGATGTACGCCTTACCCCTCGTGCCTATGAAATAGGATTGGCTACACAGGAGAGATATGACTGGCTTCAAGAGAAGCTATTTTGGAGAGATAAGCTGGCAAACTTTATTCGCGACTATTCCCTTAGACCCGCTATTATCAATCCTATGTTAGAGGAGAGAGATCTTGTACCACTACGCCAAGGTGTAAAGCTTGTAGAGCTCATACTACGCCCTCAGCTCACTATACGCATGGCGGCAGATATGGTGGCAGCCCTCCGTGATATGATACAAAGCATACCCAACCGTCAAGATGAGATCATCGAAGCTACTGAGATACTCATCAAATATCAGGGGTATATAGAGCGTGAGCGACAAATGGCAGACAAACTATCACGCCTTGAGCACGTGTATATCCCCAAACACATCGTGTATGAAGAGATCAATTCTCTTTCCACAGAAGCCAGACAAAAGCTTGCAAAAGTAAGACCATCCACCATAGGTCAAGCATCACGTATCCCGGGTATCAGCCCCCACGACATCAGTGTGCTGCTTGTGATATGCGGTAGATAA
- the uvrC gene encoding excinuclease ABC subunit UvrC, producing the protein MTLEEIKKILPTIPESPGCYQYFDSNGAIIYVGKAKNLRKRVSTYFQKDHIDVKTRILVRKICDLKYTVVNTEFDALILENSLIKQYQPRYNILLKDGKTYPSIVIKKEPFPRIFVTRDIRDDGSEYFGPYPSAQMAYSTLDMIRELYPLRTCKLNLSPDKIRTSNYKVCLQYHIKKCLGPCEGLQSQADYNKNILEIKQLLRGKLRDVIELYKKEMYRLSEEMEYEMAQIYKERLDYLEKYQSKHTVAPGNIYNVDVFSYESDDSNVYINYMHVYQGLINKAFTVEYKLSIEEEPSEVLATAITELRSRFESDAKEIIVPFAVNWDTEPGVTMTIPLRGDKKKLLDLSSLNVKQYKADKYKQTERLNPEQRSTKILKELQTTIGLIKMPVHIECFDNSNIQGSTPVAACVVFKKAKPSKKDYRKFHVKTVEGANDYDSMREIVQRRYKRLKEDNSSMPDLILADGGKGQMNAIRNTLDTLDLNIPVAGLVKDERHKTDGLLYGNPIQEVFIDHKSELFLFLEYIQSEVHRFAISFHRDIRSKGQVSSKLDYIKGIGPKTKDQLLSTFKSVQRLTKATEEEIIAVAGKAKGQIIYKALHQETEDKA; encoded by the coding sequence ATGACTCTCGAAGAAATAAAAAAGATATTGCCGACTATCCCCGAAAGCCCCGGTTGCTATCAGTATTTTGACAGCAACGGAGCTATTATCTATGTAGGAAAGGCAAAAAATCTAAGAAAAAGGGTCAGCACATACTTCCAGAAAGATCATATCGACGTCAAGACCAGGATACTTGTACGCAAGATATGTGACCTCAAATACACTGTCGTCAACACAGAGTTTGATGCCCTCATATTGGAGAACTCTCTCATCAAACAATACCAGCCACGCTATAATATCCTACTCAAAGACGGTAAGACTTACCCCAGCATCGTAATCAAAAAGGAGCCTTTTCCAAGAATATTTGTAACCCGAGACATCAGAGATGACGGCTCAGAATATTTTGGGCCCTACCCTTCTGCCCAGATGGCATACTCCACACTCGACATGATCAGGGAACTATATCCCCTGCGTACGTGTAAGCTCAACCTTAGCCCCGACAAAATACGCACATCGAACTATAAGGTATGTCTGCAGTATCACATCAAAAAATGTTTGGGTCCGTGCGAAGGGCTGCAATCTCAAGCTGATTACAACAAAAACATCCTTGAAATCAAGCAGCTCCTACGTGGCAAACTCAGGGACGTTATAGAACTGTACAAAAAGGAGATGTATCGCCTCAGCGAGGAGATGGAATATGAAATGGCTCAAATATACAAAGAGCGACTGGACTATCTGGAGAAATACCAATCGAAGCATACTGTAGCACCCGGCAATATATACAATGTAGATGTCTTTAGCTATGAGTCGGACGACAGTAATGTATACATCAATTACATGCACGTGTATCAAGGTCTCATAAACAAAGCTTTTACCGTAGAGTATAAGCTGAGCATCGAAGAGGAGCCCTCGGAGGTTTTGGCTACAGCCATCACAGAGCTACGTAGCCGGTTCGAAAGTGATGCCAAAGAGATCATCGTGCCCTTTGCTGTCAATTGGGACACAGAGCCAGGAGTAACCATGACAATCCCCCTGCGTGGCGACAAAAAGAAATTACTCGACCTGTCATCTCTCAACGTGAAGCAATACAAAGCAGACAAATACAAACAAACCGAGAGACTCAACCCCGAACAGCGAAGCACCAAAATACTCAAAGAGCTTCAGACCACTATAGGCCTTATCAAAATGCCTGTACACATAGAGTGTTTCGATAACTCAAACATACAAGGGTCCACCCCGGTAGCAGCCTGCGTTGTATTTAAGAAAGCCAAACCAAGCAAAAAAGACTACAGAAAGTTCCACGTGAAAACAGTAGAAGGAGCCAATGACTATGACTCCATGCGAGAGATCGTACAGCGCAGATACAAAAGGCTCAAGGAAGACAACAGCAGCATGCCGGATCTCATCCTAGCAGATGGAGGTAAAGGACAGATGAATGCCATAAGAAATACACTGGATACGCTGGATCTAAATATACCTGTAGCAGGACTTGTAAAGGACGAGCGACACAAAACCGATGGTCTACTCTACGGCAATCCCATCCAAGAGGTATTCATAGATCATAAGTCCGAGCTATTCCTATTCCTCGAGTATATCCAAAGCGAAGTACACCGCTTTGCTATCAGTTTTCACAGAGATATTCGAAGCAAAGGACAAGTGAGCTCCAAACTGGATTATATCAAAGGCATAGGACCCAAAACTAAAGACCAACTTCTTTCGACTTTCAAGAGTGTACAACGCCTCACAAAGGCTACGGAAGAGGAGATAATAGCAGTAGCGGGCAAAGCGAAGGGGCAAATTATATACAAAGCATTACATCAAGAAACAGAAGACAAAGCATGA
- the dtd gene encoding D-aminoacyl-tRNA deacylase, producing the protein MRAVIQRVNQASVTIDNLTKAVISQGLLVLLGIEDRDTQADIDYLVKKIVSLRVFDDEAGVMNLCVKEVSGDILLVSQFTLMASTKKGNRPSYIRASAPDIAIPLYEQFCTALEQALGKKVRTGIFGADMQVSLTNDGPVTIIIDSQNKEY; encoded by the coding sequence ATGAGAGCAGTAATACAACGGGTAAATCAAGCCTCCGTAACCATAGACAACCTCACAAAAGCCGTAATCAGCCAAGGATTACTTGTACTACTCGGAATCGAAGATAGAGACACACAGGCCGATATAGACTATTTAGTCAAGAAAATAGTGAGTCTCAGGGTATTTGACGACGAAGCAGGCGTGATGAACCTGTGCGTAAAAGAAGTAAGTGGAGATATACTTCTGGTAAGCCAATTCACGCTCATGGCATCGACAAAAAAAGGCAACAGACCCAGCTACATCAGAGCATCAGCTCCCGATATAGCGATACCGCTTTATGAGCAATTCTGCACAGCTTTGGAACAAGCACTGGGGAAAAAAGTACGCACAGGTATATTCGGAGCAGACATGCAAGTATCACTTACAAACGATGGCCCCGTCACCATTATCATAGACTCCCAAAATAAAGAATACTAA
- a CDS encoding nucleotide pyrophosphohydrolase, whose product MTLASAQRMVDEWVKTYGVRYFSELTNMAILTEEVGEVARIMARTYGDQSFKATDHKDLGDELTDVLWVLLCIANQTGVDLTETFRRNLDKKTERDKERHINNQKLR is encoded by the coding sequence ATCACCCTTGCAAGTGCACAACGCATGGTAGACGAGTGGGTAAAGACCTACGGAGTGCGCTACTTTTCCGAGCTGACCAATATGGCCATACTTACGGAAGAGGTGGGCGAAGTAGCCCGCATCATGGCTCGTACCTATGGCGATCAAAGCTTCAAGGCCACAGACCATAAGGATCTGGGAGACGAACTCACGGATGTGTTATGGGTATTGCTATGCATAGCCAATCAGACGGGCGTGGATCTCACAGAAACTTTCAGGAGAAACCTGGACAAGAAGACTGAGCGAGACAAAGAAAGACATATAAATAATCAAAAACTAAGATAA